From Rhodococcus antarcticus, the proteins below share one genomic window:
- a CDS encoding response regulator, with protein sequence MVVDDHPMWRDGVARDLTAHGFDVVATADGVDSAERIARAVTPDVVLMDMQLGTGSGVDATAKVLAVSPRSRVLVLSASGEQSDVLDAVKAGASGYLVKSASITELVAAVRATAAGQAVFTPGLAGLVLGEYRRMSAAPAAPGPALPRLTERETEVLRLVAKGMSARQAAAKLVISHRTVENHVQSTLRKLQLANRVELARYAIEHGLG encoded by the coding sequence ATGGTGGTGGACGACCACCCGATGTGGCGCGACGGGGTGGCCCGGGACCTCACCGCGCACGGGTTCGACGTGGTGGCCACGGCCGACGGGGTGGATTCCGCCGAGCGGATCGCCCGCGCCGTCACCCCGGACGTGGTGCTCATGGACATGCAGCTCGGCACGGGCTCCGGGGTGGACGCCACCGCCAAGGTGCTCGCGGTCTCCCCGCGCAGCCGGGTGCTCGTGCTGTCCGCGTCCGGGGAGCAGTCCGACGTGCTCGACGCCGTGAAGGCCGGGGCGTCGGGCTACCTCGTCAAGAGCGCGTCCATCACCGAGCTCGTGGCCGCGGTGCGGGCCACCGCGGCCGGCCAGGCGGTGTTCACCCCCGGGCTGGCCGGGCTGGTGCTCGGCGAGTACCGGCGGATGTCGGCCGCACCCGCCGCCCCGGGCCCGGCGCTGCCCCGGCTGACCGAGCGGGAGACCGAGGTGCTGCGCCTGGTGGCCAAGGGGATGAGCGCGCGGCAGGCTGCCGCCAAGCTCGTCATCAGCCACCGCACGGTGGAGAACCACGTCCAGTCCACCCTGCGGAAGCTGCAGCTGGCCAACCGCGTGGAGCTCGCCCGGTACGCCATCGAGCACGGTCTGGGCTGA
- the nadE gene encoding ammonia-dependent NAD(+) synthetase, giving the protein MSSLRDAVRTELEVRESVDPAVEVEQRVQFLVDYLAATPARGFVLGVSGGQDSTLAGRLCQLAAERVRAGGGTAELVAVRLPHGVQADEDDAQVALRFIQPDRSVVVDIAPAVAATAAQVTAALGEPPSDFVRGNLKARERMASQYAIAGQLGHLVVGTDHAAEAVTGFFTKYGDGGVDVTPLTGLTKRQGAALLEHLGAPPSTWSKVPTADLEDDRPGLADEEALGVTYAQVDDYLEGRDVDEAAVARIEGLFTNTRHKRAVPVTPFDAWWR; this is encoded by the coding sequence ATGAGCAGCCTCCGCGACGCCGTGCGCACCGAGCTCGAGGTCCGCGAGTCCGTCGACCCCGCCGTCGAGGTCGAGCAGCGCGTGCAGTTCCTCGTCGACTACCTGGCCGCCACCCCGGCCCGCGGCTTCGTGCTCGGGGTCAGCGGCGGGCAGGACAGCACCCTGGCGGGCCGGCTGTGCCAGCTGGCCGCCGAGCGGGTGCGCGCCGGGGGTGGCACCGCCGAGCTGGTGGCCGTGCGCCTGCCGCACGGGGTGCAGGCCGACGAGGACGACGCCCAGGTCGCGCTGCGGTTCATCCAGCCCGACCGCTCGGTGGTCGTGGACATCGCCCCGGCCGTCGCCGCCACGGCCGCGCAGGTCACCGCGGCCCTCGGTGAGCCGCCCAGCGACTTCGTGCGCGGCAACCTCAAGGCGCGCGAGCGGATGGCGTCGCAGTACGCGATCGCCGGTCAGCTCGGCCACCTCGTCGTCGGCACCGACCACGCCGCCGAGGCCGTCACCGGGTTCTTCACCAAGTACGGCGACGGCGGTGTGGACGTGACCCCGCTGACCGGGCTGACCAAGCGCCAGGGTGCGGCGCTGCTGGAGCACCTGGGCGCCCCGCCGAGCACGTGGTCCAAGGTGCCGACGGCCGACCTGGAGGACGACCGTCCGGGCCTGGCCGACGAGGAGGCCCTCGGGGTCACCTACGCCCAGGTCGACGACTACCTCGAGGGCCGCGACGTCGACGAGGCGGCCGTGGCCCGCATCGAGGGGCTGTTCACCAACACCCGCCACAAGCGGGCGGTGCCGGTGACACCGTTCGACGCCTGGTGGCGCTGA
- a CDS encoding DUF2339 domain-containing protein — MTQTGGREDVVARLSEEVGRLGGRLQEIGIELQALPAAGATSRPSAVEPGPTPFVPAPFAHAPATWTPPLAPDPSAGWWNPLGLPGAAPSAPAGPALVGPARVAGPAVGPGPAVGPGPAWGPAWGPGPGAAPPLPRVHWWQREGAASRAVAVAGSAVTLIGVVMLLVLAAQGGWFGPVPRVVGGAVLALGLVGLSLRVHQRDNGQAGAVALAGTGAAGLYLDVVAATAVYGWLPEPVGLALGAAVATGGLALAHRWSSQSLAVVVVAGAAVLSPALAEPGSLLLVAFLLVLQVGSAGAAALAARERRWPVLAVVGIVPPVLAALGAVAAAPADATGRLLVVLTCLLVTATGLGLALVDLRRRPTDVVATGSLALAVSPSLVAAGLLEHWAAVAVAGGLAAVLVVLVVTGGALAGRARGTLVALAAVALFQATATAASADSAAAALLVEGLLLTALAHRVRSRTVLLTAVVYGALGTVTLAVRLPASSLVTAGGALSDATGATTLAAVLLVAAVVALAAEVRWSHVVAHPQPLWWIGAAVALYGTTAALVAGSVLVLDRPGFVVGHSAATVVWVAVGLVLLARGLARGGPVEARVAGLLLVAAAVAKLLLFDLSALNGVARVAAFLVTGLLLLWRGALARSENAKPGQPGA; from the coding sequence ATGACGCAGACCGGTGGGCGCGAGGACGTGGTGGCTCGTCTCTCCGAGGAGGTGGGCCGGCTCGGTGGGCGGCTCCAGGAGATCGGCATCGAGCTGCAGGCGCTGCCGGCCGCGGGTGCCACCTCGCGACCGTCGGCCGTCGAGCCCGGCCCGACGCCGTTCGTCCCGGCGCCGTTCGCGCACGCCCCCGCGACGTGGACCCCACCGTTGGCGCCCGACCCGTCCGCGGGGTGGTGGAACCCCCTGGGCCTGCCGGGCGCGGCGCCGTCCGCACCCGCGGGTCCGGCGCTCGTGGGTCCGGCCCGGGTCGCCGGACCGGCCGTCGGACCCGGACCGGCCGTCGGACCCGGACCGGCCTGGGGACCCGCGTGGGGGCCCGGTCCCGGGGCGGCCCCGCCGCTGCCGCGCGTGCACTGGTGGCAGCGCGAGGGTGCCGCGAGCCGGGCCGTGGCCGTCGCCGGCTCCGCGGTCACCCTGATCGGCGTGGTGATGCTGCTGGTGCTCGCCGCGCAGGGGGGCTGGTTCGGCCCGGTGCCGCGCGTGGTGGGTGGGGCCGTGCTCGCGCTCGGGCTGGTGGGGCTGTCGCTGCGGGTGCACCAGCGGGACAACGGTCAGGCCGGGGCCGTCGCGCTGGCCGGGACCGGGGCGGCCGGGCTCTACCTCGACGTGGTCGCGGCCACTGCCGTCTACGGGTGGCTGCCCGAGCCGGTCGGTCTCGCGCTCGGCGCCGCGGTGGCGACGGGCGGGCTGGCGCTCGCGCACCGGTGGAGCTCGCAGAGCCTCGCCGTGGTGGTGGTGGCGGGAGCGGCCGTGCTCTCGCCCGCGCTCGCCGAGCCGGGCAGCCTCCTGCTCGTCGCGTTCCTGCTCGTGCTGCAGGTCGGATCGGCCGGTGCGGCCGCCCTCGCCGCCCGGGAGCGGCGCTGGCCGGTGCTCGCCGTGGTGGGCATCGTCCCGCCCGTGCTGGCTGCTCTCGGCGCGGTGGCGGCCGCCCCCGCCGACGCCACCGGGCGGCTCCTGGTGGTGCTCACCTGCCTGCTGGTCACCGCGACCGGGCTGGGCCTGGCGCTGGTGGACCTGCGCCGACGGCCGACCGACGTGGTGGCCACCGGCTCGCTCGCCCTCGCCGTCAGCCCCTCGCTGGTGGCCGCCGGGCTGCTCGAGCACTGGGCGGCCGTCGCGGTCGCCGGCGGGCTCGCGGCCGTGCTGGTGGTGCTGGTGGTCACCGGGGGTGCGCTGGCCGGCCGGGCCCGCGGCACGCTGGTGGCCCTGGCCGCGGTGGCGCTGTTCCAGGCCACCGCCACCGCCGCGTCCGCGGACTCGGCCGCCGCGGCGCTGCTCGTCGAGGGCCTGCTGCTCACCGCGCTGGCCCACCGCGTCCGCTCCCGGACGGTGCTGCTCACCGCGGTCGTCTACGGGGCGCTCGGTACCGTCACCCTCGCGGTGCGGCTGCCGGCGAGCTCCCTGGTGACGGCGGGCGGGGCGCTCTCGGACGCCACCGGAGCCACCACGCTGGCCGCCGTCCTGCTCGTCGCCGCCGTGGTCGCCCTCGCGGCCGAGGTCCGCTGGTCGCACGTGGTCGCCCACCCGCAGCCGCTGTGGTGGATCGGTGCGGCGGTGGCCCTCTACGGCACCACCGCCGCGCTGGTCGCGGGCTCGGTCCTCGTCCTAGACCGTCCCGGTTTCGTGGTCGGCCACAGCGCCGCCACGGTGGTCTGGGTCGCCGTCGGACTGGTGCTGCTCGCCCGGGGCCTGGCCCGGGGCGGCCCGGTCGAGGCGAGGGTGGCCGGGCTGCTCCTGGTGGCGGCGGCCGTGGCCAAGCTCCTGCTGTTCGACCTCTCGGCGCTCAACGGCGTCGCCCGGGTGGCCGCCTTCCTGGTCACCGGGCTGCTCCTGCTCTGGCGCGGGGCCCTGGCCCGGAGCGAGAACGCGAAGCCCGGGCAGCCGGGAGCCTGA
- a CDS encoding SRPBCC family protein, with translation MHLSLDAVGPATPELVWERYARPARWSEWSPQIRRVDCADEELRVGSTGRVHGPPGVAVDFTVLALDPVSRTWSWQVRVLLVGVRLHLEHGVDDHELGVRTWLRLHGPAPVVVAYAPVARWALHRLVRP, from the coding sequence GTGCACCTCAGCCTCGATGCCGTCGGACCCGCGACCCCCGAGCTCGTCTGGGAGCGGTACGCCCGCCCCGCCCGCTGGTCGGAGTGGTCGCCGCAGATCCGTCGGGTGGACTGCGCCGACGAGGAGCTCCGGGTCGGCAGCACCGGCCGCGTGCACGGCCCGCCCGGGGTGGCCGTGGACTTCACCGTGCTCGCTCTGGACCCCGTGAGCCGTACCTGGTCGTGGCAGGTGCGGGTGCTGCTGGTGGGGGTGCGGCTGCACCTGGAGCACGGCGTGGACGACCACGAGCTGGGGGTGCGCACCTGGTTGCGGCTGCACGGCCCGGCTCCGGTGGTGGTGGCCTACGCCCCGGTCGCGCGCTGGGCCCTGCACCGCCTCGTGCGCCCCTGA
- a CDS encoding LLM class flavin-dependent oxidoreductase — MRLGIDSFVSKVTDPSTEQVYSPVQRVAHLLEEIARADEVGLDHFGIGEHHRAEYYDSAPVVLLSAAAARTTNIRLNSAVAVLSAADPVRVFQEFATLDLVSGGRTDLVVGRGSFTESFPLFGLSLRDYDSLFAEKLDLLLQIREQTEVTWSGQHRAPLTGQGVYPRPAQARMPIWLGVGGTPESFIRAGVLGLPLMVAIIGGEPRGFAPLIDLYREAGRRAGHPPEQLQVGLHVFGYVGETDEQARELFYPGWQEMFTRIASERGGSRPTRAGFDATCGPTGAYFIGAPETVAAKVLSVSEAVGGVDRISLQMTNWRLSHEDLLHGIELLGTGVAPIVRAAVGRN, encoded by the coding sequence ATGCGACTCGGCATCGACAGCTTCGTCTCCAAGGTCACCGACCCCTCCACCGAGCAGGTGTACAGCCCCGTGCAGCGGGTCGCGCACCTGCTCGAGGAGATCGCCCGCGCCGACGAGGTGGGCCTGGACCACTTCGGCATCGGCGAGCACCACCGGGCCGAGTACTACGACTCCGCACCCGTCGTGCTGCTGTCGGCCGCCGCGGCGCGGACGACGAACATCCGCCTCAACAGCGCGGTCGCGGTGCTCTCGGCGGCCGACCCGGTGCGGGTGTTCCAGGAGTTCGCGACGCTGGACCTCGTCTCCGGCGGGCGCACCGACCTCGTCGTCGGTCGGGGCTCGTTCACCGAGTCGTTCCCGCTGTTCGGCCTGAGCCTGCGCGACTACGACTCGCTGTTCGCCGAGAAGCTTGACCTGCTGCTGCAGATCCGTGAGCAGACCGAGGTGACCTGGTCCGGCCAGCACCGCGCCCCGCTGACCGGGCAGGGCGTGTACCCGCGCCCGGCCCAGGCGCGCATGCCGATCTGGCTCGGCGTCGGCGGCACCCCGGAGAGCTTCATCCGCGCCGGGGTGCTCGGCCTGCCGCTGATGGTGGCGATCATCGGGGGCGAGCCGCGCGGGTTCGCCCCGCTGATCGACCTCTACCGCGAGGCCGGCCGGCGGGCCGGGCACCCGCCGGAGCAGCTGCAGGTGGGCCTGCACGTCTTCGGCTACGTCGGCGAAACCGACGAGCAGGCCCGCGAGCTGTTCTACCCGGGCTGGCAGGAGATGTTCACCAGGATCGCGTCCGAGCGCGGGGGCTCGCGTCCCACCCGCGCCGGCTTCGACGCCACCTGCGGTCCGACGGGTGCCTACTTCATCGGTGCGCCGGAGACGGTGGCCGCGAAGGTCCTCTCGGTGTCCGAGGCCGTGGGTGGGGTGGACCGCATCTCCCTGCAGATGACCAACTGGCGGCTCTCGCACGAGGACCTGCTGCACGGCATCGAGCTCCTCGGCACCGGGGTCGCACCGATCGTCCGCGCGGCCGTCGGACGGAACTGA
- a CDS encoding AzlC family ABC transporter permease has protein sequence MSAPEDTPAPTASLADGVRAIVPLLIGVVPFGLVAGLTAVQTGQGWLGAVVFSVVVYAGAAQLAALDLLGGGTSVLVVVLTALVINSRYVLYSASLAPSLSEVPRTRRLLGSYLLTDQGYAVSLVRFRSPVDAPGRWRFYLGASTVMWATWQVSTVLGALVGGAVPSDVPLSFAVPLAFLALLVPVVTDTPTALAAVVSGVVVVVAYPLGTGAFPLAAVCGIAAGAALALLPRRTA, from the coding sequence GTGAGCGCACCCGAGGACACCCCCGCACCCACGGCCAGCCTCGCGGACGGGGTGCGCGCGATCGTGCCCCTGCTCATCGGGGTCGTGCCGTTCGGACTGGTCGCGGGGCTGACGGCCGTGCAGACCGGGCAGGGCTGGCTCGGGGCGGTGGTGTTCTCGGTGGTGGTCTACGCCGGGGCGGCCCAGCTCGCCGCGCTCGACCTGCTCGGCGGGGGGACGTCGGTGCTCGTGGTCGTGCTCACCGCGCTCGTGATCAACAGCCGCTACGTCCTGTACTCCGCCTCGCTGGCTCCGTCGTTGAGCGAGGTGCCCCGCACCCGCCGCCTGCTGGGTTCCTACCTGCTCACCGACCAGGGGTACGCCGTCAGCCTGGTGCGCTTCCGCTCCCCGGTGGACGCGCCCGGCCGGTGGCGGTTCTACCTCGGCGCCAGCACGGTCATGTGGGCGACGTGGCAGGTCTCCACCGTGCTGGGTGCGCTGGTCGGCGGCGCCGTGCCCAGCGACGTCCCGCTGTCCTTCGCGGTGCCGCTGGCCTTCCTCGCCCTGCTCGTGCCGGTCGTGACCGACACCCCCACGGCCCTCGCCGCCGTGGTGTCGGGGGTGGTGGTCGTGGTCGCGTACCCGCTGGGCACCGGGGCGTTCCCGCTCGCGGCGGTGTGCGGGATCGCCGCCGGCGCGGCGCTGGCCCTGCTACCTCGGCGCACGGCGTGA
- a CDS encoding AzlD domain-containing protein gives MTTAGLVAAILIGLGTVALRGSVVVLAEKMGEVPPRVTQVLRMIPAASLAALVTPALFRPAGAFDLLSPELLAGVLALLVAWWTKNLFLTIVVGLVAVALLGLVL, from the coding sequence GTGACCACGGCCGGGCTTGTCGCCGCCATCCTCATCGGCCTGGGCACGGTGGCGCTGCGGGGCAGCGTGGTGGTGCTGGCGGAGAAGATGGGTGAGGTGCCGCCCCGGGTGACCCAGGTGCTGCGGATGATCCCGGCCGCATCCCTGGCCGCCCTGGTCACGCCCGCCCTGTTCCGGCCGGCGGGTGCGTTCGACCTGCTCTCCCCGGAGCTGCTCGCCGGGGTGCTCGCGCTGCTGGTGGCGTGGTGGACGAAGAACCTGTTCCTGACGATCGTCGTCGGGCTCGTCGCCGTCGCCCTGCTGGGCCTCGTGCTCTGA
- a CDS encoding NYN domain-containing protein: MTPPTQVPAGHQPDVAEKVLLVWDAPNLDMGLGSILGGRPTAAYRPRFDALGRWLLTRTADLQLTHGGGRDLEPEATVFTNIAHGSADTVRPWVEALRNVGFAVFAKPKTHEDSDVDGDMLDHIALRQHTTGLAGIIVASADGQCFREPLEEMAAEGIPVQVLGFREHAAWAVASDYVEFLDLEDIPGVFREPLPRINLDSLPEEGAWLQPFRPLAALLGR, from the coding sequence ATGACCCCGCCCACCCAGGTCCCGGCCGGCCACCAGCCGGACGTCGCCGAGAAGGTCCTGCTCGTCTGGGACGCACCGAACCTCGACATGGGCCTGGGCTCGATCCTGGGGGGACGCCCGACGGCGGCCTACCGCCCACGCTTCGACGCGCTCGGCCGCTGGCTGCTCACGCGCACCGCCGACCTGCAGCTCACCCACGGCGGTGGGCGCGACCTCGAGCCCGAGGCGACGGTCTTCACCAACATCGCGCACGGCAGCGCCGACACGGTGCGCCCCTGGGTCGAGGCGCTGCGCAACGTCGGGTTCGCCGTCTTCGCCAAGCCGAAGACGCACGAGGACTCCGACGTCGACGGCGACATGCTCGACCACATCGCGCTGCGCCAGCACACCACCGGCCTGGCCGGGATCATCGTCGCCTCGGCCGACGGGCAGTGCTTCCGCGAGCCGCTGGAGGAGATGGCCGCCGAGGGCATCCCCGTGCAGGTGCTGGGCTTCCGCGAGCACGCGGCGTGGGCCGTGGCCTCGGACTACGTGGAGTTCCTCGACCTGGAGGACATCCCCGGGGTGTTCCGCGAGCCGCTGCCGCGCATCAACCTGGACTCGCTGCCCGAGGAGGGCGCCTGGCTGCAGCCGTTCCGCCCGCTCGCGGCCCTGCTGGGGCGGTAG
- the trmB gene encoding tRNA (guanosine(46)-N7)-methyltransferase TrmB has product MARVVSFRPRRDALTANQQLAWDRRWPQWGAVVAPYDHGPGGIGAGVPPEGQVVPERLDTAAWFGRSAPLVLEVGFGTGTATAVMAAAEPDVDVLAVEVYRPGIAQLFQHCERARTTNVRALHGDALTVLRHLLGPGSLTAVRVFFPDPWPKRKHLPRRLLQPAMVGLMASRLRPGGVLHVATDIAGYAEQIARTGDAEPLLARHEGPAPVSLERPVTKFEGRAVDADVAITDLVWGRLQA; this is encoded by the coding sequence ATGGCCCGCGTGGTCAGCTTCCGCCCGCGCCGCGACGCCCTGACGGCCAACCAGCAGCTCGCCTGGGACCGGCGCTGGCCGCAGTGGGGCGCGGTGGTGGCGCCGTACGACCACGGTCCCGGCGGCATCGGGGCCGGCGTGCCGCCCGAGGGCCAGGTGGTGCCGGAGCGGCTGGACACCGCGGCGTGGTTCGGCCGCAGCGCCCCGCTGGTGCTCGAGGTGGGCTTCGGCACCGGGACGGCCACCGCGGTGATGGCGGCGGCCGAGCCGGACGTGGACGTGCTCGCCGTGGAGGTCTACCGCCCGGGGATCGCCCAGCTGTTCCAGCACTGCGAGCGCGCTCGGACGACCAACGTCCGCGCCCTGCACGGCGACGCCCTCACGGTGCTGCGGCACCTGCTGGGCCCGGGGTCGCTGACGGCGGTGCGGGTGTTCTTCCCCGACCCGTGGCCCAAGCGCAAGCACCTGCCGCGGCGGTTGCTGCAACCGGCGATGGTGGGGCTGATGGCCTCGCGGCTGCGCCCGGGCGGGGTGCTGCACGTGGCCACCGACATCGCCGGCTACGCGGAGCAGATCGCGCGCACCGGGGACGCGGAGCCGCTGCTCGCCCGGCACGAGGGTCCCGCACCGGTGTCGCTGGAGCGCCCCGTCACCAAGTTCGAGGGTCGCGCGGTGGACGCGGACGTCGCCATCACCGACCTCGTGTGGGGCAGACTCCAGGCATGA
- a CDS encoding esterase/lipase family protein, producing the protein MRLWHRIGTTVVGVAALLATTAGTGQAATATPPEGPVQSTFPAALLYSSIHASASPPGANDFACKPAAAHPRPVVLVHGTVENAYDNWAELSPQLKADGYCVFALNFGDTVPGGTNPFKGLGDIPASARQLSAYVDSVLAATGASEVDIVGHSQGGMMPRYYLKNLGGASKVGSLVALAPSNYGTVFYGVLPLVAALPGGEAVTSLACAACVQQRQGSSFLNTLNAGGDTVPGVRYTVITTSYDEVVMPFTNTYLKDPGATNINLQQVCGLDFTDHLGISYDPIAQRLVRNALDPATAKAPTCRYVPPLVS; encoded by the coding sequence ATGCGGCTCTGGCACAGGATCGGGACCACGGTGGTGGGGGTTGCTGCCCTGCTGGCGACCACGGCGGGCACCGGGCAGGCGGCCACCGCCACCCCACCCGAAGGTCCGGTGCAGTCGACCTTCCCCGCGGCGCTGCTCTACTCCTCGATCCACGCGAGCGCCTCGCCGCCCGGGGCGAACGACTTCGCCTGCAAGCCCGCCGCCGCCCACCCGCGCCCGGTGGTGCTGGTCCACGGCACCGTGGAGAACGCCTACGACAACTGGGCCGAGCTCAGCCCGCAGCTCAAGGCCGACGGCTACTGCGTGTTCGCGCTCAACTTCGGGGACACCGTCCCGGGGGGGACCAACCCCTTCAAGGGCCTCGGCGACATCCCGGCCAGCGCCCGCCAGCTGAGCGCCTACGTCGACTCGGTGCTCGCGGCCACAGGTGCGTCCGAGGTGGACATCGTCGGGCACTCCCAGGGCGGGATGATGCCGCGGTACTACCTGAAGAACCTGGGTGGTGCGAGCAAGGTCGGCTCGCTGGTGGCGCTGGCTCCGTCCAACTACGGCACCGTCTTCTACGGCGTGCTCCCGCTGGTCGCGGCCCTTCCCGGCGGCGAGGCGGTCACCTCGCTGGCCTGCGCCGCGTGCGTGCAGCAGCGCCAGGGCTCGAGCTTCCTGAACACCCTCAACGCCGGCGGCGACACGGTGCCGGGGGTGAGGTACACGGTGATCACGACGTCCTACGACGAGGTGGTCATGCCGTTCACCAACACCTACCTCAAGGACCCGGGTGCGACGAACATCAACCTGCAGCAGGTCTGCGGGCTGGACTTCACCGACCACCTCGGCATCTCCTACGACCCCATCGCCCAGCGACTGGTCCGCAACGCCCTCGACCCGGCCACGGCCAAGGCCCCGACCTGTCGGTACGTCCCGCCGCTGGTGAGCTAG
- a CDS encoding HAD family hydrolase gives MSTWTPRLVALDVDGTLLDATGVISPTVRAAVARAAERAHVVIATGRTVLGTIAVLEALGLRTGTAVCSNGAVRVDAATGTATALAVFDPAPALRVLDEHVPGARYAVEHLGSGHRLSAPFPPGALSGAAEVVPRAALVEGTTTRAIAWWPELDTSTAEHALDGVDLPGTTATLDLQGFAWLTLVAEGVSKASALAVVCAGLGVDAADVLAVGDGTNDTEMLAWAGRGVAMGQALEVVRSAADAVTGTVAQDGAAAELDRWF, from the coding sequence GTGAGCACCTGGACGCCACGGCTCGTGGCCCTCGACGTCGACGGCACCCTGCTCGACGCCACCGGCGTCATCAGCCCGACCGTCCGGGCCGCGGTGGCCCGGGCCGCCGAGCGTGCGCACGTCGTCATCGCCACCGGCCGCACCGTGCTCGGCACGATCGCGGTGCTCGAGGCCCTGGGCCTGCGCACCGGGACCGCCGTCTGCTCCAACGGCGCGGTGCGGGTGGACGCGGCCACCGGCACGGCCACCGCGCTGGCGGTGTTCGACCCCGCCCCGGCGCTGCGGGTCCTCGACGAGCACGTGCCCGGGGCGCGCTACGCCGTGGAGCACCTGGGTTCCGGGCACCGCCTGAGCGCACCGTTCCCACCCGGGGCCCTCAGCGGTGCCGCCGAGGTGGTGCCCCGCGCCGCACTGGTCGAGGGCACGACCACGCGGGCCATCGCGTGGTGGCCCGAGCTGGACACCAGCACCGCGGAGCACGCCCTCGACGGGGTGGACCTGCCGGGCACCACTGCCACCCTGGACCTGCAGGGCTTCGCCTGGCTGACGCTCGTGGCCGAGGGCGTCTCCAAGGCCAGCGCGCTCGCGGTGGTGTGCGCCGGGCTCGGGGTGGACGCCGCCGACGTGCTGGCCGTGGGCGACGGCACCAACGACACGGAGATGCTCGCCTGGGCCGGGCGCGGGGTCGCCATGGGGCAGGCGCTGGAGGTGGTGCGCTCCGCGGCCGACGCCGTGACCGGCACGGTGGCGCAGGACGGCGCCGCCGCGGAGCTCGACCGCTGGTTCTAG
- a CDS encoding MarR family winged helix-turn-helix transcriptional regulator, translating to MPGRPDDPAPHAPASKDAVGVIEREVTVMLRRTLEQVWAAGYGSGGAVDRFTYPLLVVVELHGAQRLAQLAERLGVSKPTVSRQVTRLVAAGLLEVLDDPLDSRSGLVSLNGAGLAEVLAVRERRLAPLREVIEHWPVEDRDRFAALLLRFNADIDSGA from the coding sequence ATGCCTGGACGTCCGGACGACCCTGCGCCGCACGCCCCCGCGTCGAAGGACGCCGTCGGGGTGATCGAGCGCGAGGTGACCGTGATGCTGCGGCGCACCCTGGAGCAGGTGTGGGCGGCGGGGTACGGCAGCGGCGGCGCCGTCGACCGCTTCACCTACCCCCTGCTCGTCGTCGTCGAGCTGCACGGCGCCCAGCGCCTGGCCCAGCTCGCCGAGCGGCTCGGGGTGAGCAAGCCGACGGTCAGCCGCCAGGTGACCCGGCTCGTCGCGGCCGGGCTGCTCGAGGTGCTGGACGACCCGCTCGACAGCCGGTCCGGGCTGGTCTCGCTGAACGGCGCCGGGCTGGCCGAGGTGCTGGCGGTGCGGGAGCGGCGGCTCGCCCCGCTGCGCGAGGTGATCGAGCACTGGCCCGTCGAGGACCGGGACCGCTTCGCCGCCCTGCTGCTGCGCTTCAACGCCGACATCGACTCCGGGGCCTGA
- a CDS encoding 3-hydroxybutyryl-CoA dehydrogenase gives MERIGVIGGGTMGAGIAEVCARAGATVVVVESAADAVEVAHGRILKSLDRAVRGGRLSEADSTAAAARVTVTADLAGVVDCELVVEAVPEVEELKLDLFRRLDALLPPETILASNTSSIPLVKMATVTGRADRVVGVHFFNPAPVLPLVEIVASLLTSEETLATVTTFAEEQLGKTTIRSQDRAGFIVNALLIPYILSAIRMMESGFASAADIDAGMVQGCAHPQGPLALADLIGLDTTAAVAQSMYQEFKEPLYAPPPLLLRMVDAGLLGRKTGRGFFPYSR, from the coding sequence GTGGAGCGGATCGGTGTCATCGGCGGCGGGACCATGGGGGCGGGCATCGCGGAGGTGTGCGCCCGGGCCGGCGCCACCGTCGTGGTGGTGGAGTCGGCGGCCGACGCCGTCGAGGTGGCGCACGGCCGGATCCTGAAGTCCCTGGATCGCGCGGTGCGGGGTGGACGGCTCAGCGAGGCGGACTCCACGGCGGCCGCGGCCCGCGTCACGGTCACCGCGGACCTGGCGGGCGTCGTCGACTGCGAGCTGGTCGTCGAGGCGGTCCCCGAGGTCGAGGAGCTCAAGCTCGACCTGTTCCGCCGGCTCGACGCGCTGCTGCCCCCCGAGACGATCCTGGCCTCGAACACGTCGTCGATCCCGCTGGTCAAGATGGCCACGGTGACCGGGCGGGCCGACCGCGTCGTGGGGGTGCACTTCTTCAACCCCGCGCCGGTGCTGCCGCTGGTGGAGATCGTCGCGAGCCTGCTCACCTCGGAGGAGACCCTGGCCACGGTGACGACGTTCGCCGAGGAGCAGCTGGGCAAGACCACCATCCGCAGCCAGGATCGCGCGGGGTTCATCGTCAACGCCCTGCTCATCCCCTACATCCTCTCGGCGATCCGGATGATGGAGTCGGGCTTCGCGAGCGCGGCGGACATCGACGCCGGCATGGTGCAGGGCTGCGCGCACCCCCAGGGTCCGCTCGCGCTGGCCGACCTCATCGGCCTGGACACCACCGCCGCCGTGGCGCAGTCGATGTACCAGGAGTTCAAGGAACCCCTGTACGCCCCGCCCCCGCTGCTGCTGCGGATGGTCGACGCCGGGCTGCTGGGTCGCAAGACCGGCCGCGGGTTCTTCCCCTACAGCCGCTGA